One genomic window of Trichlorobacter lovleyi includes the following:
- the gmd gene encoding GDP-mannose 4,6-dehydratase — MKRALITGITGQDGAYLAELLLEKGYEVHGIKRRASLFNTDRIDHLYQDPHEKGRRLVLHYGDMTDSTNLIRIIQAVQPDEIYNLAAQSHVAVSFETPEYTANADAIGPLRILEAIRILGLEKKTRFYQASTSELYGLVQEIPQKETTPFYPRSPYAVAKLYAYWITVNYREAYGIYGCNGILFNHESPLRGETFVTRKITRALARIKLGLQDCLYLGNLDSLRDWGHAKDYVEMQWLLMQQEQPEDWVIATGIQHSVREFVNAAADELGMKISWQGSGVDETGTDQSGKVIVKVDPRYFRPTEVETLLGDPGKAREKLGWTPKISFKELVAEMVREDLKAAERDELVKKHGFKAFDYNE, encoded by the coding sequence ATGAAAAGAGCACTGATCACCGGCATCACCGGCCAGGATGGCGCCTATCTGGCCGAACTGCTGCTTGAGAAGGGGTATGAGGTCCACGGCATCAAGCGGCGGGCCTCCCTGTTCAACACCGACCGGATCGACCACCTCTACCAGGACCCCCATGAAAAGGGGCGCCGGCTGGTCCTGCACTACGGTGACATGACCGACTCCACCAACCTGATCCGGATCATTCAGGCTGTGCAACCGGACGAGATCTACAACCTGGCAGCCCAGTCCCATGTTGCTGTCTCCTTTGAAACCCCTGAATACACCGCCAATGCCGACGCCATCGGTCCCTTGCGTATTCTGGAGGCGATCCGGATCTTGGGGCTTGAGAAAAAGACCCGCTTCTACCAGGCCTCAACCTCCGAACTCTACGGCCTGGTCCAGGAAATTCCCCAGAAGGAAACCACCCCCTTCTACCCCCGGTCCCCCTATGCCGTAGCCAAACTCTACGCCTACTGGATCACCGTCAACTACCGCGAAGCCTACGGCATCTACGGCTGCAACGGCATCCTCTTCAACCACGAATCACCGTTGCGGGGAGAAACCTTTGTCACCCGCAAGATCACCCGCGCCCTGGCCCGGATCAAACTGGGGCTTCAGGACTGCCTCTACCTGGGCAACCTTGACTCCCTGCGGGACTGGGGCCATGCCAAGGACTATGTCGAAATGCAATGGCTGCTGATGCAACAGGAACAACCTGAAGACTGGGTCATTGCCACCGGTATCCAGCACAGCGTCAGAGAGTTCGTCAATGCCGCCGCCGACGAACTCGGGATGAAAATCAGCTGGCAGGGCAGCGGCGTCGATGAAACCGGTACCGACCAGAGCGGTAAAGTGATTGTCAAGGTAGACCCCCGTTACTTCCGTCCCACTGAAGTCGAAACCCTGTTGGGAGATCCGGGCAAGGCCCGTGAGAAGCTGGGCTGGACGCCAAAGATCAGCTTTAAGGAACTGGTTGCCGAAATGGTCCGTGAAGACCTGAAGGCGGCTGAACGGGATGAACTGGTCAAAAAGCATGGCTTCAAGGCGTTTGACTATAATGAGTAG
- a CDS encoding ABC transporter ATP-binding protein, protein MSSTDLQRHVLLRTLDYLKPYWGLLVVSALCSMVVGAMDGAFAYLVEPVLKKIFAGKDNGIFLLVPIGIITLFVLRGICRFTYDTTIKLAGQKAIQDIRNDLYGSTIRKDMAFYNRQATGELMSRMTNDIGMMQDGMANVVCGLFRDLISFLSLLVVIFYRNWQLAILCFIVLPVTIYPAQLIGKKIKNSARRSLDVMGGIGSILQETFSGIKVIKAFGLETRVIERFRTENLAFLSQYKRFIKYESLAMPVSEMIISLGIAAVVYLGGSQVLSGRMSASELFSFIAAMIMLFNPVKKLQGSFNVVQRSSGGAERVFQLMDAQRLIVDKDAAVELGRVSGRVELREVSFSYGDEPVLQDISLSVEPGRMVALVGPSGGGKSTLAALLMRFYDVSSGAILLDGHDLRGISLESLNRQFALVDQETTLFNDTIANNIRYGWTDASDAEVEAAARAAFAHDFILDLPEGYATNIGDRGVRLSGGQRQRICIARAILKNAPILILDEATSALDTESEKMVQQALDNLMLNRTTFVIAHRLSTVLHADTIVVLEKGRIVECGSHADLVEGSGLYSRLHALQFSDQPVKGDAASA, encoded by the coding sequence ATGAGTAGCACTGATTTGCAAAGACATGTCCTGTTGAGAACCCTTGACTACCTCAAGCCGTACTGGGGCCTGCTGGTGGTTTCAGCCCTGTGCTCTATGGTGGTGGGCGCCATGGATGGTGCCTTTGCCTATCTGGTGGAGCCGGTACTCAAAAAAATATTTGCCGGCAAGGATAACGGTATCTTCCTGCTGGTGCCGATCGGTATCATCACCCTCTTTGTGCTGCGCGGTATCTGCCGCTTTACCTACGACACCACCATCAAGCTGGCTGGTCAGAAGGCGATTCAGGATATCCGCAATGACCTGTACGGCAGCACCATCAGGAAGGATATGGCCTTCTACAACCGGCAGGCCACCGGTGAACTGATGTCCCGCATGACCAACGACATCGGTATGATGCAGGATGGTATGGCCAACGTGGTCTGCGGTCTGTTCCGGGACCTGATCTCTTTCCTGTCGCTGCTGGTGGTAATCTTTTACCGTAACTGGCAGTTGGCGATCCTGTGCTTTATTGTACTGCCGGTGACAATCTATCCGGCCCAGTTAATCGGCAAAAAGATCAAGAACTCGGCCCGGCGCAGTCTGGATGTCATGGGAGGGATCGGTTCAATCCTGCAGGAGACCTTTTCCGGTATTAAGGTGATCAAGGCCTTTGGTCTTGAGACGCGGGTCATTGAGCGCTTCCGCACCGAAAACCTGGCCTTTCTGAGCCAGTACAAACGGTTTATCAAATATGAGTCGTTGGCCATGCCGGTGTCCGAGATGATCATTTCGCTGGGGATTGCCGCAGTGGTCTATCTGGGAGGGAGTCAGGTCCTGTCGGGGCGGATGTCTGCCTCAGAACTGTTTTCCTTTATCGCTGCCATGATCATGCTGTTCAACCCGGTCAAGAAGCTGCAGGGATCCTTCAATGTGGTGCAGCGCTCTTCCGGCGGTGCCGAGCGGGTCTTTCAGCTGATGGATGCACAACGCCTGATCGTAGACAAAGACGCTGCCGTTGAACTTGGACGGGTCAGCGGCAGGGTCGAGTTGCGTGAGGTCTCCTTCAGCTACGGTGATGAACCGGTGCTGCAGGATATCTCTCTGTCCGTTGAGCCGGGCCGGATGGTGGCGCTGGTGGGGCCGTCCGGTGGGGGCAAATCGACACTGGCAGCCCTGCTGATGCGTTTTTACGATGTCAGCAGTGGCGCCATCCTGCTGGATGGGCATGACCTGCGCGGGATCAGCCTTGAATCGTTGAATCGTCAGTTTGCGCTGGTTGACCAGGAAACAACCCTGTTTAACGATACAATTGCCAACAATATCCGCTATGGCTGGACCGATGCATCCGATGCAGAGGTGGAGGCCGCTGCTCGGGCCGCCTTTGCCCATGATTTTATTCTGGATCTTCCGGAGGGATATGCCACCAATATCGGTGATCGCGGGGTGCGGTTGTCCGGCGGGCAGCGCCAACGGATCTGTATCGCCCGGGCGATTTTGAAGAATGCGCCGATCCTGATCCTGGATGAAGCCACCAGTGCGCTGGATACCGAGAGTGAGAAGATGGTGCAGCAGGCCCTGGACAACCTGATGCTGAACCGGACCACGTTTGTGATCGCGCACCGGCTTTCAACGGTGCTGCATGCCGATACCATCGTGGTGCTGGAGAAAGGCCGGATTGTTGAGTGCGGCAGCCATGCCGATCTGGTTGAGGGGAGCGGGCTCTACAGCCGTTTGCATGCCCTGCAGTTCAGCGATCAGCCCGTCAAGGGCGATGCTGCCTCAGCGTGA
- a CDS encoding glycosyltransferase family 2 protein, with product MPISATIITLNEGDNIADCLAGLDFVDEIIVLDSGSSDQTEDLCRVHPKVRLYHQEWLGYGRQKNRAAELAQHDLILNVDADERVSPLLRRSIEQFDSSSFAAARMARENYFGRRWIRHCGWYPDYSTRLYDRRRCSFSERAVHESLQTTGAVATLAGNLVHYTYNGVGDYLERMNRYSRLAAEEYHRAGKTAGLFSMLVKPVATFIKMYLLRRGFLDGRSGLVLSLLYAVYTFCKYAKLSELNAEENRK from the coding sequence ATGCCGATATCCGCCACCATCATCACCCTGAATGAAGGAGACAACATCGCCGACTGTCTTGCCGGTCTTGATTTCGTTGACGAGATCATCGTGCTTGACTCCGGCAGCTCCGATCAAACGGAAGATCTGTGCCGGGTCCATCCCAAGGTCCGCTTGTATCATCAGGAGTGGCTGGGGTACGGGAGACAGAAAAACCGGGCCGCAGAGCTGGCCCAACATGACCTGATCCTGAATGTCGATGCGGATGAGCGGGTCTCACCGCTGTTGCGGCGTTCAATCGAACAGTTCGACAGCAGCAGTTTTGCTGCTGCACGCATGGCGCGGGAAAACTATTTTGGCCGGCGCTGGATCCGGCACTGCGGCTGGTATCCTGACTATTCCACCCGTCTGTATGATCGCCGTCGCTGCTCCTTCAGTGAACGTGCGGTGCATGAATCGCTGCAGACTACCGGAGCGGTCGCCACTCTTGCAGGGAATCTGGTTCACTACACCTACAACGGCGTGGGTGACTACCTGGAGCGTATGAACAGGTATTCGAGGCTGGCGGCAGAAGAGTACCACCGCGCCGGCAAAACCGCCGGACTGTTCTCGATGCTGGTCAAGCCGGTTGCCACGTTTATCAAGATGTATCTGCTGCGCAGGGGATTTCTGGATGGCCGGAGCGGGTTGGTGCTGTCACTGCTCTATGCCGTTTATACCTTCTGTAAATACGCAAAACTGTCAGAGCTTAACGCTGAAGAAAACCGAAAGTAG
- a CDS encoding glycosyltransferase family 2 protein — protein sequence MGQADGRITAAVSIVIPLYNQLEYTRGCLESLRRTTAADVELILVDNASSDGTADYLQTVPDLVLIANRENRGFAGACNQGILAASGEWIVVMNNDVILSQGWLQGLLSAAGERQLDMVSPAIREGDLNYDLEPYAEELTGRMKSVFRSGTVNGICFMAHRRVFEAIGVFDENFRIGQYEDKDLFLRARRAGFRLGTVGAAFIHHFGSITQKAVGARRETRDYALANKAYFSRKWHLPWWKRLSERSWNRLKNRLHSLREKRRYGHTLMEKWIDGQLRHD from the coding sequence ATGGGGCAGGCAGACGGGCGCATAACGGCAGCAGTCAGTATCGTGATTCCGCTGTACAATCAGCTGGAATATACCCGCGGTTGTCTGGAAAGTCTGCGCCGTACCACCGCTGCCGATGTCGAGCTGATTCTGGTGGATAATGCCTCAAGCGACGGGACTGCCGACTATCTGCAAACCGTGCCGGATCTGGTGCTGATTGCCAACCGGGAAAACCGTGGTTTCGCCGGTGCCTGTAACCAGGGGATTCTGGCGGCATCGGGTGAGTGGATCGTGGTCATGAATAACGACGTGATCCTCAGTCAGGGCTGGTTGCAGGGGCTGCTGTCGGCTGCCGGTGAGCGGCAACTGGATATGGTCAGCCCGGCCATTCGTGAAGGTGATCTGAATTACGACCTTGAGCCCTATGCAGAAGAGTTGACCGGCCGGATGAAGTCGGTTTTCAGATCCGGTACGGTCAACGGGATCTGTTTTATGGCACACCGCAGGGTGTTTGAAGCCATCGGGGTTTTTGATGAAAACTTCCGTATCGGTCAATATGAAGACAAAGACCTCTTTCTGCGTGCCCGGCGGGCCGGTTTTCGGCTGGGTACTGTGGGGGCGGCCTTTATCCATCACTTCGGTTCCATCACCCAGAAGGCGGTGGGGGCACGCCGCGAGACGCGGGACTACGCCCTGGCGAACAAGGCCTACTTCAGCCGGAAGTGGCACCTGCCCTGGTGGAAACGGCTGTCTGAACGTAGCTGGAACAGGCTGAAAAACCGGCTGCATAGCCTCAGGGAAAAGCGGCGCTATGGCCATACCCTGATGGAAAAATGGATTGACGGGCAGTTGCGCCATGACTAG
- a CDS encoding glycosyltransferase family 9 protein encodes MTSTQPLTYLIVCCRYIGDVLVTTPLALSIKTAQPDAVVDYLVFEGTEGILAKNPHVRTVHTIPNKKASVGKLFSLYRQYDVAIAAYPSDRTVVAAAIAGRYAIGLTNGWRREWWKHLLLDMHYVCYDRLHVVQNMLMPLRMLGIEPIPQVVVATDATGGQVVQELIPAGRSYLVLHPYSRNSFKCWPAEAWGRLAALISSQLDCLPLFTVTNDAADKVYLEAILAHAPSGTAVLNRCNLNQLAAVIAAADAYVGSDTLVTHMASALGTPTFALYGASWTRYWAPWPDGCHEFSPFVQNKGVQRVGNVTVIQEAWECVPCNKEQCRISTRNRPECLDAITPDQVLGEIQKHALRTHSK; translated from the coding sequence ATGACTAGTACACAACCGCTTACCTACCTGATTGTCTGCTGCCGCTATATCGGCGATGTCCTGGTGACCACGCCGCTGGCCCTTTCCATCAAGACGGCGCAACCTGACGCGGTGGTGGACTATCTGGTGTTTGAGGGAACTGAGGGGATTCTTGCCAAGAATCCTCATGTCCGCACCGTTCACACCATTCCCAACAAAAAGGCCTCCGTCGGAAAGCTGTTCTCACTGTACCGGCAGTATGATGTGGCAATCGCCGCCTACCCTTCTGACCGGACCGTTGTGGCAGCAGCCATTGCCGGCAGGTATGCCATCGGGCTGACCAATGGCTGGCGCAGGGAGTGGTGGAAGCATCTGCTGCTGGACATGCACTATGTCTGCTATGACCGCCTGCATGTTGTCCAGAATATGCTGATGCCTCTGCGGATGTTGGGGATAGAGCCGATTCCGCAGGTGGTGGTGGCTACTGATGCCACGGGCGGACAGGTTGTGCAGGAGCTTATTCCTGCTGGCCGCTCCTACCTGGTACTGCATCCCTACAGCAGAAACAGCTTTAAATGCTGGCCCGCTGAGGCCTGGGGCAGGCTGGCCGCCCTGATCAGCAGCCAGCTGGACTGTCTGCCCCTGTTTACCGTTACCAATGATGCAGCGGACAAGGTCTACCTGGAGGCCATTCTTGCCCATGCACCATCCGGAACGGCCGTTTTGAACCGCTGTAACCTGAATCAGCTGGCTGCCGTCATAGCCGCTGCTGATGCGTATGTCGGGAGCGACACACTGGTGACCCATATGGCATCTGCGCTCGGTACTCCTACGTTTGCACTCTATGGCGCCAGCTGGACCCGCTACTGGGCGCCCTGGCCTGATGGCTGTCATGAGTTTTCTCCCTTTGTACAGAACAAGGGGGTGCAGCGGGTCGGGAATGTCACCGTTATCCAGGAGGCGTGGGAATGTGTCCCCTGCAACAAGGAACAGTGCAGGATCAGTACGCGCAACCGGCCGGAATGCCTGGATGCCATTACTCCTGACCAGGTGTTGGGGGAAATACAGAAACATGCGCTACGAACTCATTCAAAATAA
- a CDS encoding class I SAM-dependent methyltransferase produces the protein MGRKEIILKHIQRDGAGLEIGPSHSPVAPKSEGYNVHVVDHADKASLIEKYRPHGVAVERIEDVDFIWRGESYAELTGKTGYYDWIIASHVVEHAPDFISFINNCAEVLKEDGVLSLAIPDARFCFDCFRPLTGISKVIDAHAQKMTTHSLGTVVECLSRSSRKKNKITWGYGKASGNFDLVHSFDEIQNAIKANNITDEYSDFHAWCFTPNSFRLLMHDLNMLGLITMKEVSFCPTRGCEFYIALSRKGAGPDISRLKLMQKIDDELRVDTSFFRLLKLKAEHWIAHIRQKLA, from the coding sequence ATGGGACGTAAAGAAATAATTCTTAAACATATACAAAGAGATGGGGCCGGTTTGGAAATTGGTCCTAGCCATTCTCCTGTTGCGCCAAAATCAGAGGGCTATAATGTGCATGTTGTTGACCACGCAGATAAGGCTTCCTTGATAGAAAAGTATCGTCCACACGGTGTTGCCGTGGAGCGTATCGAAGATGTTGACTTCATCTGGCGTGGTGAATCATATGCAGAGCTAACTGGTAAGACTGGTTATTATGACTGGATTATTGCTTCGCATGTTGTCGAACATGCTCCTGATTTTATATCGTTTATTAATAATTGCGCAGAGGTTCTTAAAGAAGACGGTGTGTTGTCTTTAGCGATACCTGATGCAAGATTTTGCTTTGATTGTTTTAGGCCACTAACAGGTATTTCAAAAGTTATTGACGCACATGCACAGAAGATGACAACTCACTCCCTTGGAACGGTTGTTGAGTGCCTTTCTAGATCAAGTAGAAAAAAAAATAAAATAACTTGGGGATACGGGAAAGCTAGTGGTAATTTTGATCTTGTTCATTCATTTGATGAAATACAAAATGCGATCAAAGCCAATAATATAACTGATGAGTATTCTGATTTTCATGCATGGTGTTTTACGCCCAACTCTTTTAGATTGTTAATGCATGATCTTAATATGTTGGGGCTAATCACAATGAAGGAAGTGTCGTTTTGTCCGACACGAGGCTGTGAGTTTTATATTGCGCTAAGTCGGAAGGGAGCCGGCCCTGATATTTCAAGGCTTAAGCTCATGCAGAAAATAGACGATGAGCTCCGAGTTGATACGTCATTTTTCAGGTTATTAAAGCTAAAAGCTGAACACTGGATAGCACACATTCGGCAAAAGCTGGCTTAA
- a CDS encoding rhamnan synthesis F family protein, whose protein sequence is MMKRLVCYAHFDGKGQVRPFVQHALQMIRPCCADLVFVSNSPITDQDQALLAASATHVIVNNNTGYDFYMWKLGLESVDLSLYDEVILMNSSVFGPLFAMEPVFSAMAAVACDFWGITECFQMQPHIQSYFLVFRKAMVRSEAFRLFWNSILPYTNKLQVIQSYEVGLTQWFVESGFRAGVYCSFEQIGLLCRNAGKRLRKKDNTSVKFALELLQAGSPFLKRDAVRNRKVDLKPVDQYLEEWGYPRRLIDDEFSEPAGAVCPLCAGSGKTACKGVQDYHNLHEAGRYDYMRCTTPSCGVVWRRSLSAVADSTVATTTLRLPATAGMSEAPGADLLSVLGTRPAGELLVIGVVDDRQLQGLHEAGWRISGALPADTLRESLDVPTGGAATAADRYDGILMMDGFEQTYQPGRLLEACHRVLKPQGTLVLVTPNSAALLLSIFRGYWSGFNAPRNLIIHNRSSIRSLLTAAGFEVAGIRTDSRKSDRYALYSLESLLNKWTSGSVDPRTGRRWLALLFRAYGAVLGLFLRGRGDECVAVAVKTAV, encoded by the coding sequence ATGATGAAAAGACTTGTCTGTTATGCACATTTTGACGGAAAGGGCCAGGTCAGGCCGTTTGTGCAGCATGCCCTGCAGATGATACGGCCATGCTGCGCTGATCTGGTCTTCGTTTCCAATTCACCGATCACGGATCAGGATCAGGCTCTTCTTGCTGCTTCAGCGACCCATGTTATTGTGAACAACAATACCGGCTATGACTTTTATATGTGGAAGCTCGGGTTGGAGTCGGTTGATCTGTCGCTTTACGACGAAGTGATTCTGATGAACTCCAGCGTATTCGGTCCCCTGTTTGCCATGGAACCGGTCTTCTCTGCCATGGCTGCTGTGGCGTGTGATTTCTGGGGTATAACCGAGTGTTTCCAGATGCAGCCGCATATCCAGAGCTATTTTCTGGTGTTCCGCAAGGCGATGGTCCGGTCAGAGGCCTTCCGGCTCTTCTGGAACAGCATCCTGCCCTATACGAACAAGCTTCAGGTGATTCAAAGCTATGAGGTCGGTCTGACCCAGTGGTTTGTTGAGTCGGGCTTCCGTGCCGGAGTGTACTGCAGCTTTGAACAGATCGGCCTGTTGTGCCGAAACGCCGGTAAGCGGCTCAGGAAAAAAGACAATACCTCGGTAAAATTTGCTCTTGAGCTGCTGCAGGCGGGCAGCCCGTTCCTGAAACGGGACGCGGTCAGAAACCGGAAGGTTGACCTGAAACCTGTTGATCAGTACCTGGAAGAGTGGGGCTACCCGCGCCGGTTGATTGATGACGAATTTTCTGAACCGGCCGGGGCGGTCTGTCCGCTCTGTGCAGGCAGCGGTAAAACAGCCTGCAAGGGGGTGCAGGATTATCATAACCTGCACGAAGCCGGGCGCTATGATTATATGCGCTGCACTACCCCTTCCTGCGGTGTTGTCTGGCGCCGGTCACTATCCGCAGTGGCAGACAGCACTGTTGCAACGACTACCCTGCGTCTGCCGGCAACAGCCGGCATGTCAGAAGCGCCGGGTGCGGATCTGCTCTCCGTTCTGGGCACAAGGCCGGCAGGTGAACTGCTCGTGATTGGCGTTGTTGATGACCGTCAGTTGCAGGGGCTGCACGAAGCCGGATGGCGGATCTCAGGCGCTCTGCCGGCCGATACGCTGCGGGAGAGTCTCGACGTGCCGACCGGGGGGGCAGCAACGGCTGCTGACCGGTATGACGGCATCCTGATGATGGACGGGTTTGAGCAGACCTATCAGCCGGGACGCCTGCTTGAGGCCTGTCATCGGGTGTTAAAGCCGCAAGGAACCCTGGTGCTTGTTACGCCGAACAGCGCTGCATTGCTGCTGAGCATATTCAGAGGCTATTGGTCCGGGTTTAATGCACCGCGCAACCTGATCATCCATAACCGCTCGTCAATCCGGTCGCTGCTGACAGCAGCGGGATTTGAGGTCGCAGGGATCAGAACCGATAGCAGGAAGAGTGACCGCTATGCGCTGTACAGTCTTGAATCGCTTTTGAACAAATGGACATCCGGTTCCGTTGACCCGCGTACCGGCAGGCGGTGGCTGGCACTGCTGTTCAGGGCCTACGGTGCCGTTTTGGGCCTTTTTCTGCGGGGCCGGGGAGACGAGTGTGTTGCGGTGGCGGTGAAAACAGCTGTTTAG
- a CDS encoding GNAT family N-acetyltransferase, translating to MLEGRNIRFRLIEENDAEFIVELRCDEFKNRYLSAVKNDVQTQVNWIKEYKFREEKGEEYYFVIEDKNGCRLGCLRLYDFRNDSFCWGSWIIKGGSPSWTAVESALLVYEYAFYKLGFNKSHFEVHKENTKVVSFHTKFGAKIVSENDTFFFFNYSKEAYEEIRGKYTKYLPKHSTAF from the coding sequence ATGCTAGAAGGAAGAAATATTAGATTTAGACTTATTGAGGAAAACGATGCAGAATTTATTGTTGAATTGAGGTGCGATGAATTTAAAAATAGATATTTATCAGCTGTAAAAAATGATGTGCAAACACAGGTTAATTGGATTAAGGAGTATAAATTTAGAGAAGAAAAAGGCGAAGAATATTATTTTGTTATAGAGGATAAAAATGGATGCAGATTAGGGTGTTTGCGACTTTATGATTTTAGGAATGATTCATTTTGCTGGGGTAGCTGGATAATAAAGGGTGGAAGTCCATCTTGGACTGCAGTCGAATCTGCTTTGCTTGTTTATGAATATGCTTTTTATAAACTAGGGTTTAATAAATCGCATTTTGAAGTACATAAAGAAAATACCAAGGTTGTTAGCTTCCATACAAAATTTGGAGCTAAAATAGTAAGTGAAAATGATACTTTTTTCTTTTTTAATTACTCAAAAGAAGCATATGAAGAAATAAGGGGTAAGTATACTAAATATTTGCCAAAACATAGCACTGCTTTTTGA
- a CDS encoding sugar 3,4-ketoisomerase: MKLELCRLIDLPKIADPRGNLTFVEGNNHIPFEIKRVFYLYDVPGGEMRAGHSNIESEQFIIAMSGSFDITLDDGFEKKTFHMNRAYYGLYIPTMIWREIDNFSSGAVCLALTSTTYSATDYIRDYNQFVNSVRK; this comes from the coding sequence TTGAAACTTGAATTATGTAGGTTAATTGATTTGCCTAAAATTGCAGATCCGCGAGGGAACCTCACGTTTGTTGAAGGGAATAATCATATCCCTTTTGAAATAAAACGTGTTTTTTATTTGTATGATGTCCCTGGTGGAGAAATGAGGGCCGGGCATAGCAATATTGAATCTGAACAGTTTATTATTGCTATGAGTGGTAGTTTTGACATCACCCTTGATGATGGTTTCGAAAAGAAAACATTCCATATGAACCGTGCCTACTACGGACTCTATATTCCTACAATGATTTGGAGAGAAATTGACAATTTCTCTTCAGGAGCTGTTTGTCTTGCCCTTACGTCTACCACGTATTCCGCTACTGATTACATTCGGGACTATAATCAATTTGTTAATAGTGTAAGGAAATAA
- a CDS encoding DegT/DnrJ/EryC1/StrS family aminotransferase → MSGCIPFLDLKASYLELKEELDAAYHSVMDSGWYVLGKEVDAFEAEFASFCGVRHCVGVGNGLDALHLILRAMDIGPGDEVIVPSNTYIATWLAVSYAGATPVPVEPDEQTYNINSTGIEAAITARTKAILAVHLYGQPADMDPIIDIARRHNLKVIEDVAQAHGARYKGRRTGSLGDAAGFSFYPGKNFGAFGDGGAVTTNDAGLAERIRTLRNYGSKVKYHNEQKGFNSRLDELQAALLRVKLKYLDSWNARREILAGKYMLALQATGLQLPSVPEWAQPVWHLFVIGCSNREQLQQQLTEAGIGTMIHYPVPPHLQPAYAELGLKEGSFPISERIHNTVLSLPMWPQMDENHIQTVIDVLQEISLCRRSH, encoded by the coding sequence ATGAGCGGGTGTATTCCATTTCTTGATCTGAAGGCTTCTTATCTGGAACTTAAAGAGGAGCTGGACGCCGCCTATCATTCTGTTATGGATTCCGGTTGGTATGTTCTTGGCAAAGAGGTTGACGCCTTTGAAGCCGAGTTTGCCTCTTTCTGCGGCGTGCGGCACTGTGTTGGTGTTGGTAACGGCCTGGATGCGTTGCATCTGATCCTGCGGGCCATGGACATCGGGCCAGGTGATGAAGTGATTGTGCCGTCCAATACCTATATTGCCACCTGGTTGGCAGTCTCCTATGCAGGAGCAACTCCGGTGCCGGTGGAACCGGACGAGCAAACCTATAATATCAACAGCACCGGGATTGAGGCGGCAATTACTGCACGTACTAAAGCAATCCTGGCAGTCCATCTGTATGGCCAGCCCGCTGATATGGATCCAATCATTGATATTGCCCGCCGTCACAACCTTAAAGTGATTGAAGATGTTGCTCAGGCCCATGGTGCACGCTACAAGGGGAGACGCACCGGTTCTTTGGGCGATGCGGCGGGTTTTAGCTTTTACCCGGGTAAAAACTTTGGTGCCTTCGGAGACGGAGGGGCCGTAACAACCAACGATGCCGGTCTTGCCGAACGTATTCGAACGTTGCGTAACTACGGTTCAAAGGTTAAATACCACAACGAGCAGAAAGGCTTTAATTCTCGCCTTGACGAGCTGCAAGCTGCTTTGCTGCGTGTTAAATTGAAATACCTGGACAGTTGGAATGCGCGTCGCGAGATACTTGCTGGAAAATATATGCTGGCTCTACAGGCTACAGGATTACAGCTGCCTTCTGTCCCTGAATGGGCGCAGCCGGTTTGGCATCTATTTGTTATTGGATGCAGCAACCGTGAGCAGCTGCAGCAGCAGCTCACTGAAGCAGGGATCGGGACGATGATTCATTATCCGGTTCCTCCTCACCTGCAACCGGCCTATGCCGAGCTTGGCCTCAAGGAGGGTAGTTTCCCTATCTCTGAGCGTATTCATAACACCGTACTCAGCCTTCCAATGTGGCCACAGATGGATGAAAACCATATTCAGACGGTGATAGATGTCCTGCAAGAGATCAGCTTATGCAGGCGAAGCCATTGA